One window from the genome of Leuconostoc suionicum encodes:
- the tyrS gene encoding tyrosine--tRNA ligase, producing the protein MNFIEDLKWRGALNQVTDEEGLINAMQSGEIGAYVGTDPTADSLHLGHLIPFMVLKRFQNAGGKAVIIIGGGTGAIGDPRPTTERQLLSPEQLHENEKGITEQVTKLFGDANTAIVNNNDWLGKLTLTDFLRDYGKLFSINVMLKKDVVASRLETGISFTEFTYQILQGIDFHELWRRQNVQLQIGGSDQWGNITSGIDLIHSIEGNDAKAFGLTIPLMTDSSGKKFGKSEGNAIWLNPEKTSPYTFYQFWFNQSDEDVVKYLKYFTFLGVDEINALEQESKNNPGGRVAQKRLAQEVTKFVHGEQAVVDAEKLSAALFSGDVADLSAADIADAFGGVPSFDITSEKKNIVDFLVDGEVEKSKRQAREDVTNGAITISGERVTDLNFEIDPTKHYDGKFVLVRRGKKKYFLGTVK; encoded by the coding sequence ATGAATTTTATTGAAGATTTAAAGTGGCGCGGTGCGCTAAATCAAGTTACTGATGAAGAGGGATTGATTAATGCAATGCAATCAGGTGAAATTGGCGCGTATGTGGGAACAGACCCAACAGCTGATTCATTACATTTGGGGCATTTGATTCCATTCATGGTACTAAAGCGTTTCCAAAATGCTGGTGGTAAAGCGGTTATTATCATTGGTGGTGGAACGGGAGCCATTGGGGATCCTCGACCAACTACAGAGCGTCAATTATTATCACCAGAACAATTACATGAAAATGAAAAAGGCATTACCGAACAAGTAACTAAATTATTTGGGGATGCCAACACGGCTATTGTAAATAATAATGATTGGCTTGGAAAGTTAACGTTAACAGACTTTTTACGTGATTATGGAAAGCTTTTTTCTATTAATGTAATGTTAAAAAAGGATGTGGTTGCATCTCGTTTAGAAACTGGTATTTCATTTACAGAATTCACATATCAAATTTTACAAGGCATTGATTTCCATGAATTGTGGCGCCGCCAAAATGTTCAATTACAAATTGGTGGATCAGACCAATGGGGTAATATCACATCTGGTATTGATTTAATTCATTCAATTGAAGGCAATGATGCGAAAGCATTTGGTTTGACAATTCCTTTGATGACAGATTCATCTGGCAAAAAATTTGGAAAATCAGAAGGGAATGCTATTTGGTTAAATCCAGAAAAAACTTCTCCTTACACTTTTTACCAATTTTGGTTTAACCAAAGTGATGAGGATGTTGTGAAGTATTTGAAGTACTTTACATTCTTGGGGGTTGATGAAATTAACGCACTTGAACAAGAGTCAAAAAACAATCCTGGTGGCCGAGTAGCACAGAAACGTTTGGCACAAGAAGTGACTAAGTTCGTTCATGGAGAACAAGCGGTTGTAGATGCAGAAAAATTGTCTGCTGCACTATTTAGTGGTGACGTTGCCGATCTTTCAGCAGCAGACATTGCAGATGCATTTGGTGGTGTTCCAAGTTTTGATATTACTTCAGAGAAAAAGAATATTGTCGATTTCTTAGTTGACGGAGAAGTAGAAAAGTCAAAACGTCAAGCTCGGGAAGATGTCACAAATGGTGCGATAACAATTAGTGGTGAGAGAGTGACAGACCTTAACTTTGAAATTGACCCAACAAAACATTATGATGGAAAGTTTGTATTGGTTCGTCGTGGTAAAAAGAAGTATTTCTTGGGTACGGTGAAATAA
- a CDS encoding glutamate--cysteine ligase gives MLQNSIQLTNNKLREILFAGRFGIEIEEHRVQSGSKSLSQHPHPRDLGNRKYQPYFQTDFSESQEELVTATKHSSKDALMHLHELQTILASELAEDEIIWPLSMPPHMSANDIDYLLNHFERSWYQEYRDVLVERYGPFKHIMAGIHVNFSAADDLVWWFGSQKEINSYPVAKNELYFQIAQQIANYRWLLTYLFGASPVSENSIDNLPTNFKHMQPVRSWRASNFGFANHNDIEFDYTSFETYMQQLQHYVDTGQFYDKSEFYGPVRLKAPGSLNNMAQRGASYLEFRMFDTNPFTLDGISQDALSFLHLLIIDAIINPQQWSEDELKSAQSLNHTVALQHPNDPLVPSLATSAKQLIQRLEDIIKLSPAELQEDFFSALTFAKNTLADPTKTIGSQLSNFISDDSLESFALKRGQQILSERKSSSNNFVFAPNHLKQTYIQAHKLGFKTLLRKDNYLQISQNDHVWTFTKNTDLTKYVKTKK, from the coding sequence ATGCTTCAAAATTCTATACAACTTACAAATAATAAGCTACGTGAAATACTATTTGCTGGTCGTTTCGGTATTGAAATAGAAGAACACCGTGTACAATCAGGAAGTAAAAGCCTATCCCAGCATCCACACCCACGTGATTTAGGCAATCGGAAATATCAACCCTACTTCCAGACTGATTTCTCTGAAAGCCAAGAAGAGCTAGTCACCGCTACTAAGCATTCTTCAAAAGATGCCTTAATGCATTTGCACGAACTCCAGACTATTTTGGCATCTGAACTGGCTGAGGATGAAATCATTTGGCCTCTTTCGATGCCCCCACACATGTCTGCCAACGATATTGATTATTTGCTTAATCATTTTGAACGGTCTTGGTATCAAGAATATCGGGATGTTTTAGTCGAGCGTTATGGACCTTTCAAGCATATTATGGCTGGAATTCATGTTAATTTTTCAGCAGCTGACGACTTAGTTTGGTGGTTTGGCTCTCAAAAAGAAATCAATTCCTATCCTGTTGCCAAAAATGAATTATACTTTCAAATCGCTCAGCAGATAGCTAATTATAGGTGGCTACTGACCTATCTTTTTGGTGCAAGCCCCGTTTCTGAAAATTCAATAGATAATTTACCAACCAATTTCAAACATATGCAACCGGTTCGCTCTTGGCGCGCCAGTAATTTTGGTTTTGCAAATCATAACGATATTGAATTTGACTATACTAGCTTTGAAACGTATATGCAACAACTCCAACATTATGTTGATACTGGCCAGTTCTATGATAAAAGTGAGTTTTATGGTCCCGTACGCTTAAAGGCTCCAGGAAGTTTGAATAATATGGCACAACGTGGCGCCTCATACTTAGAGTTTAGGATGTTTGATACCAATCCTTTCACACTAGATGGTATTTCACAAGATGCGTTAAGCTTCCTCCATTTGCTAATCATCGATGCCATCATTAATCCACAGCAATGGTCAGAGGACGAGCTAAAAAGTGCGCAGTCCCTAAACCATACGGTAGCTTTACAACATCCAAATGATCCCCTCGTCCCATCACTCGCCACTTCTGCTAAACAATTGATTCAACGCTTGGAGGATATTATTAAGCTATCCCCCGCTGAACTACAGGAAGATTTTTTTAGCGCTCTCACATTCGCTAAGAATACCCTTGCTGATCCAACAAAAACTATTGGGTCCCAGTTATCAAATTTTATTAGTGATGATTCTCTGGAATCATTTGCTTTGAAACGCGGACAACAGATTTTGTCAGAACGAAAATCCAGCAGTAATAACTTTGTTTTTGCCCCTAATCACTTAAAACAAACTTACATCCAAGCGCATAAATTAGGATTTAAAACATTATTGCGCAAGGATAATTATTTACAAATAAGCCAAAACGACCACGTCTGGACGTTCACAAAAAATACAGACTTAACTAAATATGTCAAAACAAAAAAGTAA
- a CDS encoding ABC transporter permease — MQVRELIVSSFRSLISNKRRSILTMIGIIIGIASVITILSLGDGARIEMLKNLQADSSGQQSTEITFSPSNDAKISGFNNDDLARIRANAKVSKVTVQSDDHGILSSEGTINGKSITASVYLATTANDSEIITGHGIKATDISMDNPVALVSQSIAKKGYRTNRNALNSGIEINGTMYTIVGIINNNAVKGEFYNYDVVVPRHVFENSNATVNANTLKLTFVSGTNISKATTDIKDQLNKIGSQHASGSYEFFDTAAMLKGITAVIKGITYFIVAVASISLFIAGIGVMNMMYIAVSERTQEIGIRMAVGASQKQILWQFLIEAVMLTLSGGMIGYLAGLGIAMGISAFLPFKASVSLSTFLLAFGTSTVVGLVFGILPAKTASNKNLIDILR; from the coding sequence ATGCAGGTTCGTGAGTTAATTGTCAGTTCATTCAGGTCGTTAATTTCGAATAAACGTCGCAGTATTTTAACTATGATTGGCATTATTATTGGTATTGCTTCGGTGATTACCATCCTATCTCTTGGTGATGGGGCACGGATTGAAATGCTGAAAAATTTGCAGGCCGACAGCAGTGGACAACAGTCGACGGAGATTACATTTTCGCCAAGTAATGATGCTAAAATTTCCGGATTTAACAATGATGATTTAGCGCGTATTCGCGCTAATGCTAAAGTCAGCAAAGTTACGGTACAGTCTGATGATCATGGTATCTTATCCAGTGAGGGGACCATTAATGGTAAGAGTATAACAGCATCAGTATATTTAGCAACAACAGCAAATGACAGTGAGATCATTACTGGGCATGGCATTAAAGCAACAGATATCTCAATGGATAACCCAGTTGCATTGGTTAGTCAATCAATTGCCAAGAAAGGTTATCGAACAAATCGAAATGCGTTGAATTCAGGAATTGAAATCAATGGCACAATGTATACAATTGTTGGCATTATTAATAATAATGCGGTAAAGGGTGAATTTTACAATTACGACGTCGTTGTGCCACGACACGTGTTTGAGAACAGTAACGCAACGGTTAATGCGAATACCTTAAAACTAACATTTGTGTCTGGTACAAATATATCTAAAGCAACAACTGATATTAAAGATCAACTCAATAAAATTGGTTCACAACATGCTTCCGGATCCTATGAGTTTTTTGATACAGCAGCCATGCTTAAAGGTATAACAGCAGTCATTAAGGGTATTACTTACTTTATTGTTGCTGTCGCCAGTATTTCATTATTTATTGCCGGTATTGGGGTCATGAACATGATGTATATTGCAGTTAGTGAGCGGACTCAAGAAATTGGTATTCGGATGGCTGTGGGGGCATCTCAGAAACAAATTTTATGGCAGTTTTTGATTGAAGCAGTTATGTTAACACTTAGTGGTGGCATGATTGGCTACCTTGCAGGGTTAGGGATAGCAATGGGAATTTCTGCTTTTCTACCATTTAAAGCTAGTGTTTCACTATCAACATTTCTATTGGCTTTCGGAACATCAACAGTTGTTGGTCTAGTGTTTGGTATTTTACCAGCAAAAACAGCAAGTAACAAAAACTTGATTGATATTTTAAGATAA
- a CDS encoding alpha/beta hydrolase yields the protein MLFKDKTYKYIPANMPKNARVFHDLSYSVGDRHQLDLYLPKVGENYPVIIDIYGGGMLRGQKSSYKLNPSLRFLSDGFAVVSPDYSLNQLGEQTFPVQIAEIRAVINFLIKNSKQYGLDTDNIILIGESSGAQLAVLTAATISEHLLLGRLKDAAEHTFFPKISCVIGMYGPYKVDDFSKQFAELNIKPQFSETGEAQSFEGIMLGTKRPDQMPSKVAQANPATYFSKNMPPLLLFAGTKDDVVPYLQSVSLAEKYYQKVGKRAEVILVDDAHHGPRDFNTDDIHAKKLAFIRENTK from the coding sequence ATGTTATTCAAAGATAAAACATATAAATATATTCCAGCAAATATGCCAAAAAATGCTAGGGTTTTTCATGATCTTAGCTATTCGGTTGGAGATCGTCATCAGCTTGACCTTTATTTACCTAAGGTGGGGGAAAATTATCCAGTTATTATAGACATCTATGGTGGTGGTATGCTTCGAGGACAAAAATCCTCATATAAACTGAATCCCAGTTTACGGTTCTTGAGTGATGGCTTTGCAGTAGTTAGTCCAGATTATTCGCTTAATCAGCTAGGTGAACAAACTTTCCCTGTCCAAATCGCTGAGATTCGTGCAGTAATAAATTTTTTGATAAAAAATTCAAAGCAGTATGGCCTTGATACGGACAACATTATATTGATTGGAGAATCTAGTGGGGCCCAGTTAGCTGTTTTAACTGCAGCAACGATATCTGAGCATCTATTGTTGGGCAGACTCAAAGATGCAGCGGAACACACGTTTTTTCCAAAAATTAGTTGCGTGATTGGGATGTATGGGCCCTACAAAGTTGACGATTTTTCTAAACAGTTTGCTGAGCTCAATATAAAACCACAATTCAGCGAAACTGGTGAGGCACAGTCATTTGAAGGAATAATGTTAGGTACCAAACGGCCGGATCAGATGCCAAGTAAAGTTGCACAAGCGAATCCGGCAACTTATTTTTCAAAGAATATGCCGCCGTTGTTATTATTTGCTGGAACTAAGGATGATGTAGTGCCTTATTTACAGAGTGTTTCATTGGCTGAAAAGTATTATCAGAAAGTGGGTAAAAGAGCTGAGGTGATACTAGTTGATGATGCGCATCATGGACCACGTGATTTCAATACGGATGATATTCATGCAAAAAAATTGGCATTTATCAGAGAAAATACTAAATAA
- a CDS encoding PspC domain-containing protein, translating to MTKPKKLTRSRDNRVIAGVLGGIANYFNWDATLVRIIFVVLGFLPVLPGILVYIIAWVLIPDEPRQTHYYSDGSRKDVTPDDYDDRP from the coding sequence ATGACAAAACCTAAAAAATTAACTCGCTCACGTGATAACCGTGTTATTGCCGGAGTCCTTGGCGGGATTGCTAACTATTTTAATTGGGATGCTACGTTAGTTCGAATCATTTTCGTGGTATTAGGATTCCTACCCGTTCTGCCCGGAATTTTAGTTTATATCATCGCCTGGGTGTTGATTCCTGATGAACCACGTCAGACACATTATTATTCAGACGGTTCTAGAAAAGATGTCACACCTGATGACTACGATGATCGCCCTTAA
- a CDS encoding PadR family transcriptional regulator produces the protein MDISKDLIRGHTDTIILNILSQGDSYGYQVSKSIRQLSNKQYELNEATLYTAFRRLEKVGDIRSYWGDQTQGARRKYYTLTDQGQQHFKSAQQEWDFAKDIISHLISGRIKDYDER, from the coding sequence ATGGATATATCAAAAGATCTCATTCGTGGTCATACGGACACCATTATTTTAAATATTCTCAGTCAAGGTGATTCTTATGGATACCAAGTTTCAAAATCCATTCGCCAATTATCCAATAAACAATATGAACTGAATGAGGCAACACTGTACACTGCGTTTAGACGCTTGGAAAAGGTCGGAGACATCCGTAGTTATTGGGGTGATCAAACCCAGGGGGCTAGACGAAAATACTATACCCTTACTGATCAGGGCCAACAACATTTTAAATCAGCACAACAAGAATGGGACTTCGCCAAAGATATCATTAGCCATTTAATTAGCGGGAGGATAAAAGATTATGATGAGCGTTGA
- a CDS encoding DUF4097 family beta strand repeat-containing protein, with translation MMSVEMEIRTRLDVIFSKYTPNAQLTEFKEELVADLLEVYQDFSKTDRSHNEALDDAFEQLGDIDSLLKDLSEPSTKEETNKESEPKRPYVDISNKGVHIGNLHINKKGVTLGDDIILDGKNNKVQFGDWLHVDRNGARVGDKYYKFEDNVDSDSNDNFENKDFKEPNWAKAHHQLTVPTSSKDFVIDYSEASIHFYTNDKIDLITIDEYFSRDNRRYFATISENDDKIVVNQGEHPMLFHVRAAVNIGIPRTFNTGKIEVQNQAGSLYAQDLVTEKFNVQINAGSFKVKNMDTKTADWQLASGSIKATHIKAEQAKIYAQLGAVNINDATIDYAKVNADFGSVRINNFIGGGEFKINSGSLRLRVDQLTNDLKLNSNSGTIRLTAPADQDFNFELATNSGAVHLDRSDIHYNKSFDGYKSGFVGANPEFTIDAQAAMGSIKIY, from the coding sequence ATGATGAGCGTTGAAATGGAAATTAGAACCCGTTTGGATGTTATTTTTTCTAAATATACGCCGAACGCACAATTAACGGAATTTAAAGAAGAACTTGTAGCCGATTTATTAGAGGTTTATCAAGATTTTTCCAAAACTGATCGGTCCCATAATGAAGCTTTGGACGATGCTTTTGAGCAACTAGGTGATATTGATAGTTTGTTAAAAGACTTGAGTGAACCTAGTACAAAAGAGGAAACAAACAAAGAATCTGAGCCAAAAAGACCTTACGTGGATATTTCAAATAAAGGCGTGCACATTGGAAATTTACACATCAACAAAAAAGGCGTAACGCTTGGTGATGATATCATCCTTGATGGCAAAAATAATAAAGTCCAATTTGGTGATTGGTTGCACGTTGACCGCAATGGCGCCCGTGTGGGCGATAAATACTATAAGTTTGAAGATAATGTTGATTCAGATAGCAATGATAATTTTGAAAATAAAGACTTCAAGGAACCTAACTGGGCTAAAGCTCACCATCAATTGACCGTGCCAACTAGTAGCAAAGATTTTGTAATTGATTACAGCGAAGCTTCGATTCACTTCTATACAAATGATAAAATCGACCTCATTACTATTGATGAGTACTTTAGTCGTGATAATAGACGTTATTTTGCCACTATCTCAGAAAATGATGATAAAATTGTAGTTAACCAGGGTGAACATCCAATGCTCTTCCATGTCCGTGCTGCCGTGAACATAGGCATTCCACGCACGTTCAACACTGGGAAAATAGAAGTACAAAACCAAGCGGGCAGCTTATATGCACAAGACTTAGTTACCGAGAAGTTTAATGTTCAAATTAATGCCGGCAGTTTCAAAGTCAAAAATATGGATACCAAGACTGCAGATTGGCAACTTGCATCCGGCTCAATAAAGGCAACACATATCAAGGCTGAACAAGCTAAAATATATGCTCAATTAGGTGCTGTCAATATCAACGATGCAACTATTGATTATGCTAAAGTTAACGCTGACTTTGGTTCGGTACGTATAAACAATTTTATTGGTGGCGGAGAATTCAAGATTAATTCAGGTTCACTTCGTTTAAGAGTTGACCAACTAACAAACGATTTGAAACTAAACTCTAATTCTGGTACCATTCGCTTAACGGCTCCAGCTGATCAAGACTTCAATTTTGAACTAGCAACTAACTCAGGAGCAGTTCATTTGGATCGCAGTGACATCCATTATAATAAAAGTTTCGATGGCTATAAAAGTGGATTTGTTGGTGCTAACCCTGAATTTACAATCGATGCACAAGCAGCTATGGGTTCTATAAAGATATACTAG
- a CDS encoding ABC transporter ATP-binding protein → MINLVSVSKSYRQGNENYKALHEISLNINAGEFVAIMGPSGSGKSTLINIIGFLDNNFDGQYNFNGTVVNELNRRDHARLRNQSVGFVFQNFKLIRNQSVGENVGLPLLYAGLKRRDIIARVNDVLEQVGLPDSYDKLPKNLSGGQQQRVAIARAIVTRPNFLVADEPTGALDSATSREILALFEELNRNGTTIIMVTHDENVARQTNRLIRILDGRLQSDVEVQHAGS, encoded by the coding sequence ATGATTAACTTAGTTTCAGTCAGCAAAAGTTATCGACAGGGAAACGAGAATTATAAAGCTTTACATGAAATTTCGTTAAATATTAATGCTGGTGAATTCGTTGCGATTATGGGACCGTCCGGTTCAGGGAAATCAACATTGATTAACATTATTGGTTTTTTAGACAATAATTTTGATGGACAATATAATTTTAACGGCACTGTAGTTAATGAGTTGAATAGACGCGATCATGCTCGATTACGTAATCAATCAGTTGGTTTTGTTTTTCAAAATTTCAAACTAATTAGGAACCAAAGTGTAGGCGAAAATGTTGGGTTGCCATTATTATATGCCGGTTTGAAGCGACGTGATATTATTGCTCGTGTAAATGATGTGTTGGAGCAAGTCGGATTACCTGACAGTTATGATAAACTACCTAAAAATTTATCGGGTGGACAACAGCAACGTGTTGCAATTGCTCGTGCAATTGTCACACGTCCTAACTTTCTAGTGGCAGATGAACCCACGGGGGCATTGGATTCAGCGACATCTCGAGAAATATTGGCACTTTTTGAAGAGCTAAATCGTAATGGAACAACAATCATTATGGTGACACACGATGAAAACGTTGCACGCCAAACAAATCGTTTAATTAGGATTTTAGACGGTCGTTTACAAAGTGACGTGGAGGTGCAGCATGCAGGTTCGTGA